From Ignavibacterium sp.:
GCTTGTGTTAAAAGCTCTTTTTCGATTGCCTGTTTTAAAGCCTCTTTTGGTAGTGCACCTACAGCCATTTTCGGTTGACCATCAACAGGAATGAATAACAATGAAGGAATACTTCTGATTCCAAAAACTGCTCCAAGTTCCTGCTCTTCATCTGTATTTACTTTATAAACTTTAATCTTTCCTTCATATTCTTCGGAAAGTTCTTCGAGAATCGGTCCAACCATTCTGCAGGGACCACACCACGGAGCCCAGAAATCAATCAATGCAGGTAATTCACCCTGATATTTCCATTCCTGATTTTTTTC
This genomic window contains:
- the trxA gene encoding thioredoxin, whose protein sequence is MTEHLTKETFLEKVFDYEKNQEWKYQGELPALIDFWAPWCGPCRMVGPILEELSEEYEGKIKVYKVNTDEEQELGAVFGIRSIPSLLFIPVDGQPKMAVGALPKEALKQAIEKELLTQAA